In Vigna angularis cultivar LongXiaoDou No.4 chromosome 8, ASM1680809v1, whole genome shotgun sequence, the DNA window ACCTTACCTTACCTAATAATGGTTATGCTGTATGATCATTACTAACCTTTTATTATACACTTTTTATTCTTGTATTCCTCTACTTTCATAATTACTGTTGTACTCCCAAACAATCCCTACAACTGCCCACCAAAACCTATTATTCTTCTACTAAGCATCATAGCAAAAACACATGTAAATCTATTCTCATTGGACCACTTTTAACCTAATTGCTTCCTAACATATTCTTAATTACCTATATTGCCTTCTTAATCATGTTCGTTTCTAACAATAGTGTATATTATATGCTATGCCATTCTTTCTTAAGTGTAAATTACTCTAACCTATcttcattattattcataagCATGTGTGCATATACTGTTTCTTTTCTTCTACCCCATTCCTTTTAATTAACTTTGTCTACATTGTATATTATTACAAACCAAGCCAAATATTATTGGTGAGAGGGATTTCCATTggattttatataatattcatttatCCACTTTAAAATCTTTGTTGATTAATTggttaaataataattcattaattttgattgtatatttagattttatatattatgattgttatgataaaaaaattcataaaacaaaagatatatatgaatttatatatatatatatatatatatatatataaataagatatcCCCATTAATAATAATAGGTTCTTTTGAAGTATGCAAATTCGAAAAAACTTGATTCAAAACGGATAATATCTTTTCATTTGTAGAGATCTGTATTATATGTTATATTATCATTCGAAactgtaatttttttcatacaataaattattaagttttatatttttttgaaaattaaattttaagtgtgTATCATGTAAGACTATagacaaataatattttcaaaatatgtaataGTGTTTATTGACGAGATAAATTGTGTAATTTAGTTTACTtacattaaactaaattgtgttattttctttcagagaaaaattgaattttaaatggacattaactattttttattctattaatatCTTTGCTatccttttatttattcattatatatGCACTTTGAGTGaccaataaattaattaaggcCTTTTCTTGTTGCACTTCATTATTACTAACTGCACCAGCATATTAGGAGAAAAAGATTAGATAGCCTTATTCATTGTATTCCATAAAACTTGTTCAGGAATAAATTTTTTGCATTATGGTAAACTTGTTCCAAAAATCCTTTTCAAAAAATCCTATTCTACAAGTTATAGTCTTGAAATCAAGttctgaaaatttaaaaagtttgttcCAGAATATTAACGAAACAGATTATTGGAAAATCatctttttaaaagataaaatatggTAAATGTACAATTTGGAGGTTCAGATATAAATTATGGGGGTGGAGGAAAAATAGTTTGTCAATAGATAAGTCAACAATTATTTGGGCTAAATTTTCTTTGGGCCGATGTTTTAGATGACACATTTGATAAACCAGTAAAAAggtttagagagagagagagagagagattttgtaaaaatattttttacaattagcacacaaattttatttactcaAAAACGAATATtagaaattttgttattatttctcaccATTTTTTCCTACCTCCTCAACAAGTATCAGAAAATGAAACGGGCCATATATGGGctataattattataacagGCCCAGCCTGTGACAAGAGGCTTGGGCTATCTATCCATGTTTTCTAAGTTGAAGTGTTGTTTCTTGAATCAGCATGATTTCATGCCAAAAAAATGATTCGGTTCTACTCAGCCTCTgcaaaaccttttcattctgATCACTGTTGTAAACTTGTCTCTTTGATTGACTCATGCAAGTCGATGCAACAAATTAAGCAGACCCATTCACAATTAGTAACCACAGCTCTAATATCACACCCTGTTTCAGCCCATAAGCTCCTCAAGCTCACTGCTTATGTTTCTATTTCTTATGCACACAAACTGTTTGATCAAATTCCTCAACCAGACTTGTTCATTTACAACACCATGATCAAAGCACATTCTATGTTACCCCATTCCTGCCACAATTCCTTTGCGGTTTTCCGCTCATTAATCCGGGATTCGGGTTTTTTTGCGAATAGATATAGCTTTGTGTATGCTTTCGGTGCCTGTGGCAATGGGCTGGGTATGCAGGAGGGACAGCAGGTTCGCGTTCATGCTGTGAAAATTGGTTTGGAGAacaatatatttgttttaaatgcCTTGATTGGTATGTATGGGAAGTGGGGACTTGTGGAGGAGGGCTGGAAGGTATTTCAATGGGCTGTGGATAGAGACTTGTATTCTTGGAACACCATGATTGCTGCCTACGTTGGATCTGGTGACATGATTCGAGCTAAGGAATTGTTTGACGGAATGCAAGAAAAAGATGTTGTGTCATGGAGTACTATAATAGCTGGTTATGTTCAGGTATTgctggatttgaaagtaaaataaataatgatattagCATTTTACACGATTGCCTTATTCGTTTGAAGTGGGCATTTCACTAGTACGCGGTTGAAAGTATGTCACATTGATTGTGTTTGACTTAATTGTTAATGTACCGTGTCTAAAGTTACTTCATGCTTACTATAGGTTGGTTGTTTCATGGAGGCTTTGGATCTTTTCAACGAGATGTTGCAAATAGGTCCTAGGCCAAATGAATATACCCTTGTAAGCGCTTTTGCCGCTTGTTCGAATCTAGTAGCACTGGATCAAGGAAAGTGGATACACGCTTACATCGGGAGAGGCGAGATTAAGATGAATGAAAGGCTTTTAGCTAGCATCATTGACATGTATGCAAAGTGTGGGGAAATAGAATCAGCATTCAGAGTTTTCTTTAATTACAAGGTAAAGCAAAAGGTTTGGCCATGGAATGCCATGATTGGTGGGTTTGCAATGCATGGAAAACCCAATGAGGCCATAAATGTGTTTGAACAAATGAAGGTTGAAAAAGTTTCTCCTAATAAAGTCACATTCATTGCCTTATTGAATGCTTGTAGCCATGGCTATATGGTCGAGCAGGGGAAATTATATTTCAGATTGATGGTTAGTGATTATGCTATTACCCCAGAAATAGAGCATTATGGATGCATGGTGGATCTACTTAGTCGTTCTGGTTTCTTGAAGGAGGCTGAAGACATGATTTCAAGTATGCCAATGGCTCCAGATGTTGCAATCTGGGGAGCACTGTTGAATGCTTGTAGAATCTACAAAGACATAGAGCGGGGACATAGAATAGGAAGGATCATTAAAGACATGGATCCTAACCATATAGGGTGTCATGTTCTACTGAGTAATATATATTCAACATCTGGGAGATGGAATGAAGCAAGAATGCTGAGAGAAAAGAATGAACTCAgtaatgagagaaaaaagattCCTGGTTGCAGCTCAATTGAATTGAAGGAGACATTCCATTAGTTCCTTGTTGGAGATAAATCCCACCCTGAAAGTAGGGAGATTTATTCATTTTTGGATGGATGACAATCAAGTTGAAGAGTGCTGGGTATGTTCCAGAGTTAGGAGAACTTTTGCATGAAATTGATGATGAAGATAAAGAGACTGCTCTGTCTTTTCACAGTGAGAAGTTGGCCTTTTGGATTGATGAACACGGCATATGGAACTCCAATTCGCATTGTAAAGAATTTAAGGATTTGTGGGGATTGCCACCAAGTAACAAAGTTCATCTCCAAAGTTTACGATCGAGTAATTATAGTAAGAGACGGGACAAGGTATCACCACTTCAAAGAGGGAATCTGTTCTTGCAAAGGCTACTGGTAGATAAGGAAGCAGCTACATTCAGCCATCATTTTTCCCTTTTTGCCCACCTTTGACACAATGGagcatttttgtttctttggtAAACTCATTCACACATTGAGTTGACTAGACAAAGATATGCATTTGATTAGAGATTTTTGCTAATACAAACGATAATGTTGCCCATGTGATCTGTTACATACTAATAAGAAAAGTTCGAAGAAGGAAGAATGACCTTCTATGATCATTATTTGCATTGTTGAACAGTTCGCCCATTGGTTTATAAAGGGTCCTCTTGCTTTTGGGGCTTTTGGCAAATTCTTGAAGAATGCCCATCAGGGTGCTGTCAATTCTTTACAGCTTCAGATAATGGAAGTTGCCTGAAGTTTGTACACTTCTGTTTCTATTGTATACACTATACATGTACTGAACAAAGAATAGCTTGGTTATGCCAGCTcaagttttgttcttttttggAACAGGTAAAGCACAACCTCTGAGGAGTAAATTGCTGTATAGTTCTTCTTGACCATTTCGTATAGGTCTCATTTTTCCGAAaacttgtattttatatttggatATTTACCAATACCTTTTCTTTAAGGTTATTTCCTCAGACCGTCATTATTTCAGTTTTATCATGGCTTCTTGATTGTATTGCGCAACTTTGATGAGATCAGTAAAGTTTCGTAAGATGTACTATTAAGGGATAATATCCTTGCATCTCCTCTGAATCTGGAAAATAGAAGCTCAAAATAGTTCGAACTTATGTATTGAAAGCAGAGACAACACTTTCCATTCTCAACACTGTTGGGCAACACAATACTCGAGTTTGGCTTCACATTTACATATATATTCAAAGGTATAAGGtcattttgatatttgaaaatatacAAAGTTACCACATTAAttcttgaaattaaaaaaaaaaactgaaaatacaATTCATGTCACAATAGTTCAGTTGTTGATCCAAACTTGAGTGATAATATTAATAtgttcatatataaaaattacaataggTCATATTTCAAAAAGGTAATTTACCCTATACACTCCATAAAAAGGAAAGCCACAAactatttcatttaattcataTGAATTCGGTTCTATATTACCTTTCGAATTTCTAAAATATAGCATGACAGCAAACTTTACATAATACGACTGAAAAACATCTGATTTTACATCCAGCTGACCAAAAACTTTTATTCCACAAAACTAAACAGACACTTATTAATTACACGAGTAATACCAGTATAATTGGACTATGTGTGTGACTGTAAAGGGCTATACCTTCGAAGGCAATATTACAAAATCACTCCTCCACATTTACTTGAGCACTGGCTGCTTCCATCAGTCCGTTGCGTATCTGCTCTCCAATATCCCTAACATGGCCAGGTCCGTGGGGTATAAAAACAGTGGTATTCTTTGATGAATTCCCAAGGTCTTTGATTGTGTCAAAGTACTGAGTTATCATGATAAGATCCATCACCTCCTTAGCATTAGTGCCTTCTACTTTGTGAGAGAAATTCAGGATGTTCTCTCTCAAGCCATCTGTAATAGCTTGCCGTTGCCTAGCCACACCAACCCCACCCAAATACTTGGCCTCAGCTTCAGCTTCTGCCTTTTTAACTAGCAATATCTTTTCAGCTTCTCCTTTGTACTCACTTGCAAGTTGCATCCTTTGAGCTGTCAAATAAAATCCATCCTCGCTAAATACCGTGGCGTAGAATTGAGCGTATCATAATCTTAATTAACCCACTAATACTTGGATTGGCGGAAAAGGATGGAATAGAATATTAATGGTATCATgctccatttttttaattgataaaacaaatatgaaaaataatgaaagccatgaaatttatttcattgttttaCCTGCATTGATCTCATTCATTGCCTTACGCACAGAAGGATCGGGTATAATATCAACCATGAGAATGTGCTCTATATTATACCCATACTCTCCCATCACCTGATATTCAGGAGATAAAGACCATTGGtattcagaaaaataattaatcaaggATGAGCGGACAAGCAAAGAAAAATCTTATCAAGTTATCATATTTCAAAACACATGCTTATACATAAAAACTTTCTTAGATGTTTGCTGTCTCCGGTTGCTACTATTGTTGTTCGCTGTCTTATTCATCTGGAAAAGTCAGAGTTGTGTGCACCTTAAGGAGCACAACCGAACTTCAGTGTTTGCGTGACCACATGCCTCTAGATGTGCCACCACGCACTGACCTCTGTCACCATTAAAAACCAAGCGAATGTGTCTCATGTGCCACCTTCCCATGGTCAGAATCACAGTGGGCCATCGTGGTTGCCTCATAGATGTCTTCTGACATGTTTTTGCCCTTGGTTCTCAATTTCAACATCCTTGCACAGTCGGTAAAGTCTCTTTCCTCACGAATTACGATTTTCACTCCATGTGTCCCGAATGTGTTGCTCAAGTGGAGTATGGTCTAGTGTGTAAATTACATTGCTCTCTCTAAGGACTAAAGCAGTTATCCCAGAGCTAAATTTAGTCATACTATGTAGATTTTTGGATTGGAACAGATCATTTAGTTTTCTATTGTTATCCTTCTCCCAGAAAGTGTGTTTATCTAATAGTCTATGTTgacaatataattattataggaAATGATACCACTAGGATTTCTCAACTAAAGGAGCACTTATTTAGCCATGTTTAGACCAAAAATCTTGGCTATCTGAAATACTTGTTGGGTGTTGAAGTGACTCAATAAGAGGCTGCAGGGGGGGAGGGGGGTACGGGTGGGAAGGAGCGGAAGGAACTTAGTTATCTATCTATTACGTTGTCAATTAATGCAAAATTTTTACATTGACCATTGGGATGTTCTAATTCACATtcccaaatatataaaaaaaaatccagaacaaggattgttatatgaggACAAGGGGTATACTGAAATTATAGGTTATTGTAATGCAGATTGAGTTAGTTGTCCCATTGACAGGAGATCCACCACAAAATACTGTGTCTTCATGAGGAAATATTGTCTCTTAACAAAATGTTGTTTCTCAATCcactgaaaaattaaatatacatcTATAGCTTTGGCCATTTCTGAACTTGAGTGGATTAAGTAACTCCTTCAtgggttgaaattttgagatgttgagTAGGTGAAGTTGTATTGGGATAATAAGGTATTCCTTCAATTGCCTCCAGTTTCATAAGAGATTGATTGCAATTTTGTCCAGAAGTTTGTTGTCCAAGGAAATTACTGGTTTTATGAGATCTAATGACCAGCTTACCGCTATTCTAACTTCTTTGAGAGGAcctataatttagtttaaatattcCAAGTTGGCTTGAGGGGAGCGTTAGAATTGTGATTATCATTTTATTGTATcatatgcttttattttttgtatatataccTAGCCTAGGATTGAGTGTTATAGGTTGAAGCTATTCCATTTATTGtactcttctctttcttatatatgtataaaatacATCAACTGAGAACAATAGCTCACAGATTTTACTCTAAATTCGAGTCTTCTTATACCAGTGTTCGTGGGCAAGTTTATCGAAATAATACCTACTACTTACAAAAAAGAAGTTACCTTTTCAAGTTCCTCCAAGACAGCTCTAGCAACCTCGCCCTTCTGCTCAAAGAGCTCATCCAAGTTCATTCTCGGAACAATAGCACGTGTCACTGAACCACCAATCAAACCACACAACAAACAgtcaaaacaataaataaataaaaattcacacAATTGTGCAGAAAAAAATAACCATTAACAAACACAACCATCGAAAACATAAGCCTGGATCTGCTCCTGAGGATTCTGCAATTCATAGAAAGCATCATCCGCGTTTTCCTTAATCACTCGGTACTGAATTGAACACAGCAACTGCACAAACACATTGTCCTGCCCCacaattcaaaattacaaaTCACTCACAATGCCTCCTTTCTCCATTATCATTAATAGGTCATAGTCTGCACTAACTAAAAATCACACACCATgccaacaaattaaaaaaattacacgaTTGTGACATAAAATctgacaaaattaaaaaaaaagataaaaataattggGAATTGAAACGTAATTGATTGGGGACCTTGGTTTTGGTCTCGATGCGGACGTCGAGGGAGGAGATTCTGGTGGAGAGGATTCCGGCGAGGCATTCGCCGGCGAGAGGGTTGAAAAAGTGGCAACCGGGTTGCGCGAGGCGGTGGAAGCGACCCCACTGTTCGACGACGCCGACGCTCGATTGAGCAACGCATCCACAGAAGAAACAGAACGTGTTTCCCATCCTTGCTACTGTAGAATCAAAAGCACTGAACAACAACAAATCAACACTGCCTTAACGAAAATATCTTCTTCGAAGTAAACATGTTATATACTTCCATATTCAGAAGAAAAGTAAACGTGTAATACAAAAATGTTAATTGGGGTTAATGTTTAAGATTTTCATCatgcttttaaattttgttaataaagaaagaaaaagaacattGATTTTACTTTCTACGTCTATTTTTTTACGAATCTAGTTTGGACagttgtttttataaaaaataaaataaaattttaagctcatgcatattcaaaaataaatttagataaattaGTATAAAGTACTTTCTCTAACAGAATTCACTGATAAATTAGTTGAAGTTTTTAAAGTATGGTAATAACATAACatcttttgaattttatatttagttacgGAAAAAAATTGGTTAAATAAATCCTTGGCAGTGTAACCCATCtgttcaacaaaaataatatatttttcaacttttgttttagtaaatattttaaaaattatatgaatgatgatttttaaattattaaaaggtaaaaatttcataattacaTTATCATCAAACTCTAAATGcttttaatttgttgaaagtACATAAAAATATCACTATACATTAAAATGTTCtacattttttaaaaggaaTTTGTATCACAAAGAGTACTACTTCACGTAACAATTTATACTTTGGATAAAGAGTTGCTctcacaaataaattttttattggacGGGTGttgaaaaaatcattttagatattttgcaacatatttatattgttttctttatttattttatataacaaatactaaaaatatctatgaaagtattaaatatttatgaaaatcataagaaaatataacaaatcTCGTGTTTACATTTAATGCTAACTGCCtgtagaaaaattgaaaaaatgtgACGtgtaacacatttttttatttgctaaCGATATTATAATGATTGAATATTAGAGGCATTCAATGATAAATAGAGATATTTATGTGTCATTAGATTGTTTCCTAAATGacgaaaatattataaaatctaatATGTTAGCAAATTAAGAAGTTTATAATTGTTAGTCTGAAAgttttatataaagaagatagtagataacataattaatttaactaaaatataacaaaaaaatcagTAACAATAATTAAGTAGCTAATGTTGATACTAATTTACACATTCAGATACCATCAGAGgctatttatttgttttggataataggattttttttaggagtttttttccttttgcacCCTATTATTGTTAAATACACccttacattaaaaaaaactaagacATCATTTTTCACTACCACATGTCACCACTAATCAGCCTTGTCGCTGTCATCTTCCACTGCATTGTTGTTGGAAATCGTATTCtagaaatttcaaaaattatatttcaatttttttaaaaaaatatataatttggaaatCATTTTTACAAAGGTTAAAATTGTCATTTTAAACATTATGGGAGTGTGAGAAGAAAAAGCCTTTTGAAACCATGTTTGACCCATTTGGTTTCGTAGCCTCGTCATCTAATCACTTCTCTCAATATTCAGGTTTTCCTTTCTACACTCCCGAAATGTCTTTTTGTAGACTTCCTTACTTTTGAGAAAGAGTATATTACCTTTGTCTCCTTTATATGTTAAGATAAATCAAAGAACATGATAacagtaagaaaaa includes these proteins:
- the LOC108344998 gene encoding pentatricopeptide repeat-containing protein At5g66520, which codes for MIRFYSASAKPFHSDHCCKLVSLIDSCKSMQQIKQTHSQLVTTALISHPVSAHKLLKLTAYVSISYAHKLFDQIPQPDLFIYNTMIKAHSMLPHSCHNSFAVFRSLIRDSGFFANRYSFVYAFGACGNGLGMQEGQQVRVHAVKIGLENNIFVLNALIGMYGKWGLVEEGWKVFQWAVDRDLYSWNTMIAAYVGSGDMIRAKELFDGMQEKDVVSWSTIIAGYVQVGCFMEALDLFNEMLQIGPRPNEYTLVSAFAACSNLVALDQGKWIHAYIGRGEIKMNERLLASIIDMYAKCGEIESAFRVFFNYKVKQKVWPWNAMIGGFAMHGKPNEAINVFEQMKVEKVSPNKVTFIALLNACSHGYMVEQGKLYFRLMVSDYAITPEIEHYGCMVDLLSRSGFLKEAEDMISSMPMAPDVAIWGALLNACRIYKDIERGHRIGRIIKDMDPNHIGCHVLLSNIYSTSGRWNEARMLREKNELSNERKKIPGCSSIELKETFH
- the LOC108346126 gene encoding protein PPLZ12; the encoded protein is MGNTFCFFCGCVAQSSVGVVEQWGRFHRLAQPGCHFFNPLAGECLAGILSTRISSLDVRIETKTKDNVFVQLLCSIQYRVIKENADDAFYELQNPQEQIQAYVFDVTRAIVPRMNLDELFEQKGEVARAVLEELEKVMGEYGYNIEHILMVDIIPDPSVRKAMNEINAAQRMQLASEYKGEAEKILLVKKAEAEAEAKYLGGVGVARQRQAITDGLRENILNFSHKVEGTNAKEVMDLIMITQYFDTIKDLGNSSKNTTVFIPHGPGHVRDIGEQIRNGLMEAASAQVNVEE